In Henriciella litoralis, the genomic window TCGGTCTTCTGGGGCCTAATGGCGCCGGCAAGACCACCTGCTTCTATATGATCATGGGACTGATAAGTGCCGACGCCGGCAGCATCGAGATCGATGGCGCCGACGTCACGTCACTCCCCATGTATCAGCGGGCCCGCCTGGGCGTCGGATACCTTCCACAGGAAGCCTCCATTTTCCGCGGTATGAGCGTTGAGGAGAATATCCTCGCGGTCGTCGAACTCGTGGAGAAAGATAAAACTGCCCGAAAACGGGAAGTCGATGCCCTGCTGGACGAGCTGCACATCACGCATTTGCGTGATCAGTCTGCGACCTCTTTATCGGGCGGTGAACGCCGCCGGGTCGAGATTGCCCGTGCCCTCGCCTCCAGACCGAGTTTCATGCTTCTGGACGAACCGTTTACCGGTATCGACCCTCTCGCCGTATCGGATATTTCTGATCTGGTTGGTTATCTGAAACAGCGCGGCCTTGGCGTGCTGATTACCGACCACCAGGTACGCGAGACGCTGCAGATCGTGGATCGGGCATCTATCATCTATGATGGAGGCGTGCTGTTCGAAGGCTCGCCTGAAGATGTCCTGACGAACGAAGATGTACGCCGGGTCTATCTGGGCGAACGGTTCGCAGCGTAGCGCCCATGGCCATTTCACAACGGTTGGACATGCGCCAGGGTCAGTCCCTGGTGATGACGCCGCAATTGCAGCAGGCGATCAAACTGCTGCAACTCTCAAATATGGAACTTGCCGAGTTCGTTGAAGCGGAGATTGAGCGAAACCCGCTGCTCGAACGCGGCGAAAACGGTGATCACGATGAGCCCGAGCGAGAAGAAATAGAGCGCAAATCCAAGCGCGATGAACTTGACCTCGATGACCGCTCAGGTCTGAACGAGGCCCGCGAGGCGATGGATGCGCCGCGCGAAGATCTCTATGAAAGCGGCACCAATTCGGACACCGGCCAGACGGCCAATGAAATGTCAGGCCCTTCTGCCAAGACCGATTGGTCGCAAGCTGGCAGCGGCGGAAGCTTCTCAGGCGACGACTACGATTTTGAGGGCTCGCTAAGCTCCGAGAAGTCGCTGCACGAACATCTTCACGATCAGCTTTCCATGTCAGGTCTTTCCCAGGCTGACAGGCTGATCGGGGCCCGCCTCGTCGATGAGACCGACGACGCTGGCTACTGCAAGGTCGACCTGGAAGAAGTTGCGGCTGCCCTGGGCGCTGACCCGGCAAATGTTGAGGCGGTTCTGCATGTCTGTCAGGGCTTTGAGCCGACCGGCGTGATGGCGCGCACAATTGGCGAATGTCTTGCGCTACAACTCAAAGAACGCGACAGGCTTGACCCGGCCATGCAGGCGCTGCTCGATAATCTCGATATGGTCGCCAAGCACGACGTTAAAGGCCTTTCGGATGTTTGCGGCGTCGACAAGGAGGACGTGCTCGACATGATGTCGGAGCTTCGTCTTTTGACGCCTCGTCCCGGCTCTGCCTTTGCAAGCGGCACGACCATCGCTGTGGCGCCAGATGTTTTTGTTCGCGAGATGCCGAATGGCATGTTTGCGGTTGAGCTGAACGCCGAAACCCTGCCCCGCGTCCTGATGGACAAGGCGTATTATGCAGAGGTCAGCACCCTTCCGATGCGGGAGAAGGAAAAGGAATTCATCACTGATTGCGCGCAAAACGCCTCATGGCTGATCAAGTCACTCGATCAGCGCGCGCGTACGATCCTGAAAGTCGCCAGCGAGATTGTCCGACAGCAGGACGCGTTTTTCGCGCACGGGGTAGCGCACCTTCGCCCGCTGAACCTAAAACAGGTCGCAGACGCGATTGAAATGCACGAATCCACGGTCAGCCGCGTTACATCAAATAAATATATGGGCACGCCGCGCGGTCTGTTTGAGCTGAAATACTTTTTCTCTGCCTCAATTCCGGGGACAGGCGGCGGAGACGCACATTCGGCAGAAGCGGTTCGTTACCGGATCAAACAGCTGGTCGACGATGAAGGCGACAACGTACTTTCCGACGACAAGATCGTTGAAATACTTACAGAATTTGGCATAGAGATTGCCCGGCGCACCGTCGCCAAGTATCGTGAGAGCCTGAATATTCCATCTAGTGTCCAGCGACGGCGTCGTCTGAAAGCCAGCGCTTGATCCATCGGACCTGCGCACAGCTTATTGACTCAAAACACCGTAATAATAAGGAGGCGACGCCTCGATTTCCCTGATCAAGGCGTTATAGTAGGACCTCGTAATCGGAGAGTTCCGTGCAGATACAAATCGCAGGACGGAAGATGGACCTTGGCGATGCGCTCCGCGAGCGCATCGAAACTGGTCTTGAAGCAGCCGTCACAAAATATTTCGACCGGGATTTTGACGGACACGTCACTGTCAGCCCGAATGGCCATGAAACCGAAATCGACTGCAATATACATTTGCCGTCAGGCATCATCCTGCAGTCGACCGGCAAAGCGACCGATCCCTATGCCGCGCTGGACGAAGCGCTGGCGAAGATCGAGAAGCGAGTCCGGCGCTACAAACGCCGGCTGAAAGATCACCACAAGGACAATCGCAGCCCGTTTCCGAGTGAACCGGCCGCCGCCTTTGTGCTGAAAGGCGCGCCGGAAGAAGAAGATCCGGCAGAGACCGGTGAGAATGGTGAAGCGCCCGTTATTGTAGCAGAGAGTGCTTCAGCCATTCGCACGATGACAGTTTCGGAAGCTGTTTTGCAGCTTGAACTTGCCGATTCACCAGCCCTCATGTTCCGTAATGCGAAACATTCGGGGCTCAATATGGTGTATCGTCGAAGTGACGGAAATATTGGCTGGGTCGATCCGGCGAACAACAGCAAAACCTCCTAGTAGAAGCGCGAAGAGTCATGGCAAATGATCTCACAAGCCTTCTTGGTGAAGGCGCTATTCTCGATCCTATTCACGTCGAAAACCGCAAGCAGGCGCTGACCGCGCTTGCTCAGGCGTTGGCCGAGACGACCAAACTCGATGCCCGCGACATTTTCGATGCCGTGATGGAACGAGAGCGGCTTGGCTCAACCGGCGTCGGCGAAGGCGTTGCGATTCCGCATGCGCGCATCGAGAAGCTGTCTCACCCCGTAGGTGGATTTGTGCGGCTTGACCAAGGCGTGGATTTCGATGCGGTCGATGATCGTCCGTGTGATCTGATCTTCATGCTGATCGCGCCGGTTGGCTCCGGGGCGGACCATTTGCGCGCGCTGGCACAGGTGAGCCGGACACTGCGTCAGGCTGAGCTGCGCGAAGCCCTGCGGAAAGCCGGGTCAGCGTCGGCGATCAAGGCGATTCTTTGCCCGGAAGCGGCCAAAGCGCCAGCGGCTTGAGCTCTCTGCCGAACGGCACTTCACAACATCGTTAAAGCCGCAAGCTGGCTTCAACCTGCGCGCGCTCTATCCTTGAATTATATTCAAGGGAGAGTTCCATATGTTTCGATCAACCATCAGCCTCGCCGTTCTCGGCCTGGCGCTTAGCCCGGCCGCATTTGCGCATGGCGACGGCACGCATACTGCGCAGGCGGCGAGCCCGACACCTGTTACAACCAATGATCTCGGCAATGGCATCTACATGCTCGTCGGACGCGGCGGGAATGTCGGCGTTCTGACCGGCGAAGACGGTACCTTTGTGATCGATAGCCAGTATGCAGAAATGGCGCCTGGACTGCTTTCGGCAATCAATGACATTGCTGGCACATCCGATGTGCGGTTCCTGTTGAACACGCACTGGCACGGCGATCATGCGGGCGGCAATGTGCCGATGGCGGACGCTGGCGCCACGATCATCGGACACGACAATGTACGCGCCCGCCTATCGACGCAAAATTCCCGCGCGCTCGGCGGCGAAACGCAGATCATCCCCCCGGCCGATGAAGCCGCGTGGCCTGTGCTGACCTATTCAGATGAGATGACCCTGTATCTCAATGGACAGACGATCCACGTCCACCATTTACCGAACGCCCACACCGACACCGATTCCGCGATCTATTTTGAAGAAGCGAATGTGATCCACACGGGCGACGTCATGTTCAACGGAAGCTTTCCGTTCGTCGATGTCTTCAGCGGCGGCAGTTTTGATGGCTATCTGTCTGGCCTCGATACAATCTACAGCCTCGCCGACGAGACTACGAAAATCATTCCCGGACATGGGCCAGAGGCAACACGTGACGATGTCATGGCGCTTCGTGACGTCGTCGCCGGTAG contains:
- the lptB gene encoding LPS export ABC transporter ATP-binding protein produces the protein MTDAASGLVANGLAKAFGKRTVVKDVSLSLQRGEVVGLLGPNGAGKTTCFYMIMGLISADAGSIEIDGADVTSLPMYQRARLGVGYLPQEASIFRGMSVEENILAVVELVEKDKTARKREVDALLDELHITHLRDQSATSLSGGERRRVEIARALASRPSFMLLDEPFTGIDPLAVSDISDLVGYLKQRGLGVLITDHQVRETLQIVDRASIIYDGGVLFEGSPEDVLTNEDVRRVYLGERFAA
- the rpoN gene encoding RNA polymerase factor sigma-54 — protein: MAISQRLDMRQGQSLVMTPQLQQAIKLLQLSNMELAEFVEAEIERNPLLERGENGDHDEPEREEIERKSKRDELDLDDRSGLNEAREAMDAPREDLYESGTNSDTGQTANEMSGPSAKTDWSQAGSGGSFSGDDYDFEGSLSSEKSLHEHLHDQLSMSGLSQADRLIGARLVDETDDAGYCKVDLEEVAAALGADPANVEAVLHVCQGFEPTGVMARTIGECLALQLKERDRLDPAMQALLDNLDMVAKHDVKGLSDVCGVDKEDVLDMMSELRLLTPRPGSAFASGTTIAVAPDVFVREMPNGMFAVELNAETLPRVLMDKAYYAEVSTLPMREKEKEFITDCAQNASWLIKSLDQRARTILKVASEIVRQQDAFFAHGVAHLRPLNLKQVADAIEMHESTVSRVTSNKYMGTPRGLFELKYFFSASIPGTGGGDAHSAEAVRYRIKQLVDDEGDNVLSDDKIVEILTEFGIEIARRTVAKYRESLNIPSSVQRRRRLKASA
- the hpf gene encoding ribosome hibernation-promoting factor, HPF/YfiA family — translated: MQIQIAGRKMDLGDALRERIETGLEAAVTKYFDRDFDGHVTVSPNGHETEIDCNIHLPSGIILQSTGKATDPYAALDEALAKIEKRVRRYKRRLKDHHKDNRSPFPSEPAAAFVLKGAPEEEDPAETGENGEAPVIVAESASAIRTMTVSEAVLQLELADSPALMFRNAKHSGLNMVYRRSDGNIGWVDPANNSKTS
- a CDS encoding PTS sugar transporter subunit IIA, which codes for MANDLTSLLGEGAILDPIHVENRKQALTALAQALAETTKLDARDIFDAVMERERLGSTGVGEGVAIPHARIEKLSHPVGGFVRLDQGVDFDAVDDRPCDLIFMLIAPVGSGADHLRALAQVSRTLRQAELREALRKAGSASAIKAILCPEAAKAPAA
- a CDS encoding MBL fold metallo-hydrolase — its product is MFRSTISLAVLGLALSPAAFAHGDGTHTAQAASPTPVTTNDLGNGIYMLVGRGGNVGVLTGEDGTFVIDSQYAEMAPGLLSAINDIAGTSDVRFLLNTHWHGDHAGGNVPMADAGATIIGHDNVRARLSTQNSRALGGETQIIPPADEAAWPVLTYSDEMTLYLNGQTIHVHHLPNAHTDTDSAIYFEEANVIHTGDVMFNGSFPFVDVFSGGSFDGYLSGLDTIYSLADETTKIIPGHGPEATRDDVMALRDVVAGSVEAVQAEIDAGKTPEEIQAANPLAEWSDDWGSGFINADRFVSLIYADLTAPAQNSHSDKDHSMDHSGHDGDHAADHGDHH